A genomic window from Vitis riparia cultivar Riparia Gloire de Montpellier isolate 1030 chromosome 16, EGFV_Vit.rip_1.0, whole genome shotgun sequence includes:
- the LOC117933537 gene encoding protein SHORTAGE IN CHIASMATA 1 isoform X4, with the protein MLLDMLKPGLKMQYPHVVLESVYSVEDITVNYPMDQKTYMLEDASSIQEQIHCCHSTFPLLEVDETNLGISTTLSVDDELLLHFENIKSHCWTQKEDLMVDGKELLGSMEIMLEYFSGHCSSKQCLKYELTSQNLFLEMDIFMSTLENSHFEGNSEFLPRISDNFSFSSLSPIHFQEFQILDTDSSQFLEVFSMLQTDDEPGACGQLFMEHMNVKNFHELIVSHELALVDDTFKALPVPGFADHEKIMSVHAIVEEILAELKSQPLSASDGIYLDWHLLEEDKCNSVIYSTYRKMFEGIDSYSIDSDLKTVDCGMLVFDFVFSGDTSNMEDIEESKESLNMLSGGNSMLNGHLIGGTSSKLLDIGRRKAGDEELSSHTTAEKVSSLFKSLYQFSDLEFFLNPQKATGRANIEPAIKDIDNKAAIPMVSSSDQIAVCASTEVQFQKWDIKFYQVKLSDNIVAIISILQKNYLTILENNTELKKMLDLFLDADSYQLLRLPKERLMDCIKKLCSQQSPLAHGDESIMTLVTLYAIKQMAWYLCFYGIHTTHLYLDKLYQNLEYLKCRLSLLQSLIEDAHEKADKEITRSHPSLSVIQGILQSNAATGNLKVLIVAEQVFWLSLKKLLTSMRISFNELQNFHMHNKNHPDACESNEFTDGKIDDLLHSDCLIASQEHISASFPFNKFGIILEYGGSHVSSRISTISPKLAGLPCLYRLKMDLEDFSIPKALCEGFDMPQNVGITMEGMIQSIGALHGHINDQKSKNKVEDLVAVNEVDAWCMPLPVSREQSIMEFLHSQPSMPSFPGTVIVVNTQNFDKEMLISRRSTYQRILAMEKEGTQVVERDSSLPVDVIISADICLVWYDCSNIGKKATTLDEASSCLPLCVEDIATNVLTLLSFTFSGCILVFEGEINFLAAIMESSDGLYAAAASLGIDLQLFCSYSSELTDEIILSCVGYATELTRCLYTKMPESETLAESFLTKFPSINPLTAHAILSSGGMLVEFLEWSHERRIQAIQKYRVPDESVTLLSALCRYGEREDSKSGITECSSSVSSAPDSENFHYKIESERKKLKCIGSPSKNDILRDGFLNFESLNQFTNFTDFGLNTSRVSKQYGDSWMSNGPEMLDGIKHSSSSLNNKWFGPKQGLEMATMKNPSTLLKPNDSQVLKGSEMLYEVKKPGLSLNDKLLGERRGSDAATRDWHNNNNPEDLHKDFKGEVIDLNDSFLIGEDFSSIAKSLRFSPLVLELEEDPAAGKSKTSRRLSFSNSSHPTFPTAAEINSNSDIWTTLKDQKQSLGKGIVEFEDTEFGKGDLPMKHQKQLLEGSMHRSAKDFCGPSFQEKDTHYGGTPLSNALNSVHLQQGSPWTIEFLNRVREKSKLRQQSLPCDRSGPCFEYSDNISKVSKRKSPSILEFYKYQGGSSRSTSKKVSEQKGQKRPFQPSRSYKKGNASASSCPTWTPIDKRARQTLSFATNGSGRQTKLVWVDGNAQCLNKRF; encoded by the exons ATGTTGTTG GATATGCTCAAACCAGGGCTTAAAATGCAATATCCTCATGTAGTTCTAGAATCAGTTTATTCAGTTGAAGATATTACTGTGAATTACCCTATGGATCAAAAGACTTATATGTTGGAAGATGCCAGTTCTATTCAGGAGCAAATTCACTGTTGTCATAGCACATTTCCTCTTTTAGAAGTGGATGAGACAAATTTGGGAATTTCAACAACTCTTTCGGTGGATGATGAACTTCTTTtacattttgaaaacattaaatcCCATTGTTGGACTCAAAAAGAAGACCTGATGGTTGATGGCAAGGAGCTTTTGGGTTCTATGGAAATTATGCTAGAATATTTTTCAGGTCATTGTTCATCAAAGCAGTGCCTCAAATATGAGTTGACTAGCCAAAATTTGTTCCTAGAAATGGATATTTTTATGAGCACTTTGGAGAATTCACATTTTGAAGGGAACTCAGAATTTCTTCCCAGGATATCAGATAACTTTTCTTTCTCATCACTAAGCCCAATTCATTTTCAGGAATTCCAGATCCTTGATACGGATTCATCTCagtttttggaagttttttcCATGTTACAAACAGACGATGAACCAGGAGCATGTGGACAGTTGTTCATGGAACATATGAATGTAAAGAATTTTCATGAATTGATTGTTAGTCATGAGCTAGCTCTTGTTGATGACACATTCAAGGCACTTCCTGTACCTGGTTTTGCTGATCATGAAAAGATAATGTCAGTCCATGCCATTGTTGAGGAAATACTAGCAGAGCTAAAGTCGCAGCCTTTATCGGCATCTGATGGGATATATTTGGATTGGCATCTTTTGGAGGAAGATAAATGCAACTCTGTTATTTATTCCACTTATCGGAAGATGTTTGAGGGGATAGATAGTTACAGTATTGATTCAGATCTGAAAACTGTTGATTGTGGGATGCTTGTATTTGATTTTGTCTTCTCAGGTGACACCTCAAATATGGAAGATATAGAAGAAAGCAAGGAATCACTCAACATGCTCTCTGGTGGAAACTCAATGCTTAATGGGCATCTCATTGGAGGCACTTCAAGTAAGTTGTTGGATATTGGACGTCGAAAAGCCGGGGATGAAGAACTATCTTCTCACACTACTGCAGAGAAAGTTTCATCATTATTCAAATCTTTGTATCAGTTCAGTGATCTTGAGTTTTTCTTAAATCCTCAGAAAGCTACTGGTAGAGCAAATATTGAACCTGCCATCAAGGACATTGATAACAAGGCTGCAATTCCCATGGTTTCATCCAGTGACCAAATTGCAGTATGTGCTTCCACTGAAGTACAATTTCAGAAGTGggatattaagttttaccaggTTAAGTTGTCTGACAATATTGTGGCCATCATTAGTATCTTGCAAAAGAACTATCTAACCATATTGGAGAATAATACAGAGCTGAAAAAGATGCTTGATTTATTTCTAGATGCAGACAGTTATCAATTGCTCAGGCTTCCAAAAGAGAGGTTGATGGACTGCATTAAGAAACTATGTTCACAGCAAAGCCCTTTGGCTCATGGAGATGAAAGCATAATGACATTGGTCACATTGTATGCAATTAAGCAGATGGCTTGGTACTTGTGTTTCTATGGCATCCACACAACTCATCTATATTTAGACAAGTTATATCAAAACCTGGAATATTTGAAATGTAGATTAAGCTTGCTTCAGTCATTGATTGAAGATGCACATGAGAAGGCTGACAAAGAAATAACTAGATCACACCCCTCACTATCTGTCATCCAGGGAATTTTGCAGTCGAATGCTGCTACAGGAAATTTGAAAGTATTGATTGTGGCTGAGCAAGTTTTCTGGTTGTCTTTGAAGAAGTTGTTGACTTCCATGAGAATATCATTCAATGAGCTACAAAATTTTCACATGCATAATAAGAATCATCCAGATGCCTGTGAGAGTAATGAATTCACAGATGGTAAAATAGATGATCTGTTGCATTCAGATTGCTTAATAGCAAGCCAAGA GCACATATCTGCATCATTTCCATTTAACAAATTCGGCATCATCTTGGAGTATGGAGGTTCTCATGTCTCATCTAGAATATCCACTATTTCGCCAAAGTTAGCTGGTTTGCCTTGTCTTTACCGTTTAAAGATGGATCTGGAGGACTTCAGTATTCCCAAAGCACTTTGTGAGGGGTTTGATATGCCTCAGAATGTTGGAATTACAATG GAAGGTATGATCCAATCCATTGGGGCCCTGCATGGACATATCAATGACCAGAAATCTAAGAATAAAGTAGAAGATCTTGTAGCTGTAAATGAAGTAGATGCTTGGTGTATGCCTCTGCCTGTTTCTCGTGAGCAATCTATTATGGAATTTCTGCATAGTCAGCCAAGCATGCCATCTTTTCCTGGCACAGTCATTGTTGTGAACACTCAAAATTTTGACAAGGAAATGTTGATATCCAGGAGAAGCACTTACCAAAGAATTCTTGCCATGGAGAAAGAAGGAACACAAGTTGTGGAACGTGATTCAAGTCTGCCTGTAGATGTTATAATTAGTGCTGATATTTGCTTAGTGTGGTATGATTGCAGCAACATTGGGAAGAAAGCTACTACTCTAGATGAAGCTTCTTCATGCTTGCCTTTGTGTGTTGAGGATATTGCAACAAACGTATTGACATTGCTGAGTTTTACTTTCAGCGGCTGCATTCTG GTTTTTGAGGGAGAAATCAACTTCCTTGCTGCCATAATGGAATCATCAGATGGACTCTATGCTGCTGCGGCCAGTCTGGGAATTGATCTACAGCTCTTCTGTTCCTATTCATCTGAATTGACTGATGAAATCATATTGAGCTGTGTCGGATATGCCACTGAGTTAACTAGATGCCTATATACTAAAATGCCTGAATCAGAAACCCTTGCAGAGTCATTTCTTACTAAATTCCCTTCAATTAATCCTCTCACAGCTCATGCAATACTGTCTTCTGGTGGCATGCTTGTTGAGTTCCTAGAATGGTCACATGAGCGTCGGATCCAAGCAATCCAGAAATATCGTGTTCCTGATGAAAGTGTTACTTTATTAAGTGCTCTATGCAGATATGGAGAGAGGGAGGATTCTAAATCTGGAATTACAGAGTGCTCATCTTCAGTATCTTCCGCTCCTGACTCGGAAAATTTTCACTATAAGATAGAGTCCGAAAGAAAGAAACTGAAGTGCATTGGGAGTCCTTCCAAAAATGATATACTCAGGGATGGCTTCTTGAACTTTGAGTCACTAAACCAATTTACAAATTTCACAGATTTTGGTTTAAATACTTCTCGGGTTTCCAAGCAGTATGGAGATTCTTGGATGTCAAATGGTCCAGAGATGTTAGATGGCATAAAACATTCCAGTTCATCTTTGAACAATAAATGGTTTGGCCCAAAACAGGGATTAGAAATGGCTACAATGAAGAATCCTTCCACATTACTCAAGCCGAATGATTCTCAGGTGTTAAAAGGTAGTGAGATGCTATATGAGGTTAAAAAGCCTGGCTTATCCTTAAATGATAAGCTGTTGGGTGAAAGACGAGGATCAGATGCAGCTACAAGGGACTGGCATAACAATAATAACCCAGAGGATCTTCACAAGGACTTTAAGGGTGAAGTTATTGACCTCAATGATAGTTTCTTAATTGGTGAGGACTTTTCTTCTATTGCTAAGTCTTTAAGGTTTTCACCTTTGGTTCTTGAGCTGGAAGAAGATCCTGCAGCAGGAAAATCAAAAACTTCGAGAAGATTGTCATTTAGCAACAGCAGTCATCCTACATTTCCTACAGCTGCTGAGATAAACTCTAATTCTGATATCTGGACTACTCTTAAAGATCAAAAGCAAAGTTTGGGGAAAGGGATTGTTGAATTTGAAGATACAGAGTTTGGCAAGGGTGACCTGCCTATGAAACACCAAAAACAACTCTTAGAGGGTTCAATGCATAGATCTGCAAAAGATTTCTGTGGGCCATCATTCCAAGAGAAGGACACACATTATGGTGGAACACCACTCTCTAATGCTCTTAATTCAGTTCATCTGCAACAGGGATCACCCTGGACCATAGAATTTCTTAATAGAGTCAGGGAGAAAAGCAAATTGCGTCAGCAGTCCCTTCCTTGTGATAGATCTGGCCCTTGTTTTGAGTATTCTGATAACATATCAAAAGTTTCAAAGAGAAAAAGTCCATCTATTCTTGAATTTTACAAGTACCAAGGGGGCAGCAGCCGCAGCACATCCAAGAAAGTATCAGAACAAAAGGGGCAGAAGAGGCCTTTTCAACCATCTCGCTCATACAAGAAAGGAAATGCTTCAGCCTCCTCATGTCCAACATGGACTCCCATTGATAAGAGAGCCAGACAG ACTCTATCTTTTGCAACAAATGGAAGTGGAAGACAAACTAAGCTGGTCTGGGTTGATGGAAATGCTCAGTGTCTGAACAAGAGATTTTGA
- the LOC117933537 gene encoding protein SHORTAGE IN CHIASMATA 1 isoform X3, whose amino-acid sequence MSLQEGNKITIDDGDENKFQIVQFDTPELDMLLENAWLFENEEMQIPLEVPDIENNLDMLKPGLKMQYPHVVLESVYSVEDITVNYPMDQKTYMLEDASSIQEQIHCCHSTFPLLEVDETNLGISTTLSVDDELLLHFENIKSHCWTQKEDLMVDGKELLGSMEIMLEYFSGHCSSKQCLKYELTSQNLFLEMDIFMSTLENSHFEGNSEFLPRISDNFSFSSLSPIHFQEFQILDTDSSQFLEVFSMLQTDDEPGACGQLFMEHMNVKNFHELIVSHELALVDDTFKALPVPGFADHEKIMSVHAIVEEILAELKSQPLSASDGIYLDWHLLEEDKCNSVIYSTYRKMFEGIDSYSIDSDLKTVDCGMLVFDFVFSGDTSNMEDIEESKESLNMLSGGNSMLNGHLIGGTSSKLLDIGRRKAGDEELSSHTTAEKVSSLFKSLYQFSDLEFFLNPQKATGRANIEPAIKDIDNKAAIPMVSSSDQIAVCASTEVQFQKWDIKFYQVKLSDNIVAIISILQKNYLTILENNTELKKMLDLFLDADSYQLLRLPKERLMDCIKKLCSQQSPLAHGDESIMTLVTLYAIKQMAWYLCFYGIHTTHLYLDKLYQNLEYLKCRLSLLQSLIEDAHEKADKEITRSHPSLSVIQGILQSNAATGNLKVLIVAEQVFWLSLKKLLTSMRISFNELQNFHMHNKNHPDACESNEFTDGKIDDLLHSDCLIASQEHISASFPFNKFGIILEYGGSHVSSRISTISPKLAGLPCLYRLKMDLEDFSIPKALCEGFDMPQNVGITMEGMIQSIGALHGHINDQKSKNKVEDLVAVNEVDAWCMPLPVSREQSIMEFLHSQPSMPSFPGTVIVVNTQNFDKEMLISRRSTYQRILAMEKEGTQVVERDSSLPVDVIISADICLVWYDCSNIGKKATTLDEASSCLPLCVEDIATNVLTLLSFTFSGCILVFEGEINFLAAIMESSDGLYAAAASLGIDLQLFCSYSSELTDEIILSCVGYATELTRCLYTKMPESETLAESFLTKFPSINPLTAHAILSSGGMLVEFLEWSHERRIQAIQKYRVPDESVTLLSALCRYGEREDSKSGITECSSSVSSAPDSENFHYKIESERKKLKCIGSPSKNDILRDGFLNFESLNQFTNFTDFGLNTSRVSKQYGDSWMSNGPEMLDGIKHSSSSLNNKWFGPKQGLEMATMKNPSTLLKPNDSQVLKGSEMLYEVKKPGLSLNDKLLGERRGSDAATRDWHNNNNPEDLHKDFKGEVIDLNDSFLIGEDFSSIAKSLRFSPLVLELEEDPAAGKSKTSRRLSFSNSSHPTFPTAAEINSNSDIWTTLKDQKQSLGKGIVEFEDTEFGKGDLPMKHQKQLLEGSMHRSAKDFCGPSFQEKDTHYGGTPLSNALNSVHLQQGSPWTIEFLNRVREKSKLRQQSLPCDRSGPCFEYSDNISKVSKRKSPSILEFYKYQGGSSRSTSKKVSEQKGQKRPFQPSRSYKKGNASASSCPTWTPIDKRARQTLSFATNGSGRQTKLVWVDGNAQCLNKRF is encoded by the exons ATGTCATTGCAGGAGGGAAATAAAATCACCATTGATGATGGGGATGAAAACAAGTTTCAAATAGTACAATTTGACACACCAGAGCTAGATATGTTGTTG GAAAATGCTTggttatttgaaaatgaggagaTGCAAATTCCCCTTGAAGTTCCAGACATTGAAAATAATCTG GATATGCTCAAACCAGGGCTTAAAATGCAATATCCTCATGTAGTTCTAGAATCAGTTTATTCAGTTGAAGATATTACTGTGAATTACCCTATGGATCAAAAGACTTATATGTTGGAAGATGCCAGTTCTATTCAGGAGCAAATTCACTGTTGTCATAGCACATTTCCTCTTTTAGAAGTGGATGAGACAAATTTGGGAATTTCAACAACTCTTTCGGTGGATGATGAACTTCTTTtacattttgaaaacattaaatcCCATTGTTGGACTCAAAAAGAAGACCTGATGGTTGATGGCAAGGAGCTTTTGGGTTCTATGGAAATTATGCTAGAATATTTTTCAGGTCATTGTTCATCAAAGCAGTGCCTCAAATATGAGTTGACTAGCCAAAATTTGTTCCTAGAAATGGATATTTTTATGAGCACTTTGGAGAATTCACATTTTGAAGGGAACTCAGAATTTCTTCCCAGGATATCAGATAACTTTTCTTTCTCATCACTAAGCCCAATTCATTTTCAGGAATTCCAGATCCTTGATACGGATTCATCTCagtttttggaagttttttcCATGTTACAAACAGACGATGAACCAGGAGCATGTGGACAGTTGTTCATGGAACATATGAATGTAAAGAATTTTCATGAATTGATTGTTAGTCATGAGCTAGCTCTTGTTGATGACACATTCAAGGCACTTCCTGTACCTGGTTTTGCTGATCATGAAAAGATAATGTCAGTCCATGCCATTGTTGAGGAAATACTAGCAGAGCTAAAGTCGCAGCCTTTATCGGCATCTGATGGGATATATTTGGATTGGCATCTTTTGGAGGAAGATAAATGCAACTCTGTTATTTATTCCACTTATCGGAAGATGTTTGAGGGGATAGATAGTTACAGTATTGATTCAGATCTGAAAACTGTTGATTGTGGGATGCTTGTATTTGATTTTGTCTTCTCAGGTGACACCTCAAATATGGAAGATATAGAAGAAAGCAAGGAATCACTCAACATGCTCTCTGGTGGAAACTCAATGCTTAATGGGCATCTCATTGGAGGCACTTCAAGTAAGTTGTTGGATATTGGACGTCGAAAAGCCGGGGATGAAGAACTATCTTCTCACACTACTGCAGAGAAAGTTTCATCATTATTCAAATCTTTGTATCAGTTCAGTGATCTTGAGTTTTTCTTAAATCCTCAGAAAGCTACTGGTAGAGCAAATATTGAACCTGCCATCAAGGACATTGATAACAAGGCTGCAATTCCCATGGTTTCATCCAGTGACCAAATTGCAGTATGTGCTTCCACTGAAGTACAATTTCAGAAGTGggatattaagttttaccaggTTAAGTTGTCTGACAATATTGTGGCCATCATTAGTATCTTGCAAAAGAACTATCTAACCATATTGGAGAATAATACAGAGCTGAAAAAGATGCTTGATTTATTTCTAGATGCAGACAGTTATCAATTGCTCAGGCTTCCAAAAGAGAGGTTGATGGACTGCATTAAGAAACTATGTTCACAGCAAAGCCCTTTGGCTCATGGAGATGAAAGCATAATGACATTGGTCACATTGTATGCAATTAAGCAGATGGCTTGGTACTTGTGTTTCTATGGCATCCACACAACTCATCTATATTTAGACAAGTTATATCAAAACCTGGAATATTTGAAATGTAGATTAAGCTTGCTTCAGTCATTGATTGAAGATGCACATGAGAAGGCTGACAAAGAAATAACTAGATCACACCCCTCACTATCTGTCATCCAGGGAATTTTGCAGTCGAATGCTGCTACAGGAAATTTGAAAGTATTGATTGTGGCTGAGCAAGTTTTCTGGTTGTCTTTGAAGAAGTTGTTGACTTCCATGAGAATATCATTCAATGAGCTACAAAATTTTCACATGCATAATAAGAATCATCCAGATGCCTGTGAGAGTAATGAATTCACAGATGGTAAAATAGATGATCTGTTGCATTCAGATTGCTTAATAGCAAGCCAAGA GCACATATCTGCATCATTTCCATTTAACAAATTCGGCATCATCTTGGAGTATGGAGGTTCTCATGTCTCATCTAGAATATCCACTATTTCGCCAAAGTTAGCTGGTTTGCCTTGTCTTTACCGTTTAAAGATGGATCTGGAGGACTTCAGTATTCCCAAAGCACTTTGTGAGGGGTTTGATATGCCTCAGAATGTTGGAATTACAATG GAAGGTATGATCCAATCCATTGGGGCCCTGCATGGACATATCAATGACCAGAAATCTAAGAATAAAGTAGAAGATCTTGTAGCTGTAAATGAAGTAGATGCTTGGTGTATGCCTCTGCCTGTTTCTCGTGAGCAATCTATTATGGAATTTCTGCATAGTCAGCCAAGCATGCCATCTTTTCCTGGCACAGTCATTGTTGTGAACACTCAAAATTTTGACAAGGAAATGTTGATATCCAGGAGAAGCACTTACCAAAGAATTCTTGCCATGGAGAAAGAAGGAACACAAGTTGTGGAACGTGATTCAAGTCTGCCTGTAGATGTTATAATTAGTGCTGATATTTGCTTAGTGTGGTATGATTGCAGCAACATTGGGAAGAAAGCTACTACTCTAGATGAAGCTTCTTCATGCTTGCCTTTGTGTGTTGAGGATATTGCAACAAACGTATTGACATTGCTGAGTTTTACTTTCAGCGGCTGCATTCTG GTTTTTGAGGGAGAAATCAACTTCCTTGCTGCCATAATGGAATCATCAGATGGACTCTATGCTGCTGCGGCCAGTCTGGGAATTGATCTACAGCTCTTCTGTTCCTATTCATCTGAATTGACTGATGAAATCATATTGAGCTGTGTCGGATATGCCACTGAGTTAACTAGATGCCTATATACTAAAATGCCTGAATCAGAAACCCTTGCAGAGTCATTTCTTACTAAATTCCCTTCAATTAATCCTCTCACAGCTCATGCAATACTGTCTTCTGGTGGCATGCTTGTTGAGTTCCTAGAATGGTCACATGAGCGTCGGATCCAAGCAATCCAGAAATATCGTGTTCCTGATGAAAGTGTTACTTTATTAAGTGCTCTATGCAGATATGGAGAGAGGGAGGATTCTAAATCTGGAATTACAGAGTGCTCATCTTCAGTATCTTCCGCTCCTGACTCGGAAAATTTTCACTATAAGATAGAGTCCGAAAGAAAGAAACTGAAGTGCATTGGGAGTCCTTCCAAAAATGATATACTCAGGGATGGCTTCTTGAACTTTGAGTCACTAAACCAATTTACAAATTTCACAGATTTTGGTTTAAATACTTCTCGGGTTTCCAAGCAGTATGGAGATTCTTGGATGTCAAATGGTCCAGAGATGTTAGATGGCATAAAACATTCCAGTTCATCTTTGAACAATAAATGGTTTGGCCCAAAACAGGGATTAGAAATGGCTACAATGAAGAATCCTTCCACATTACTCAAGCCGAATGATTCTCAGGTGTTAAAAGGTAGTGAGATGCTATATGAGGTTAAAAAGCCTGGCTTATCCTTAAATGATAAGCTGTTGGGTGAAAGACGAGGATCAGATGCAGCTACAAGGGACTGGCATAACAATAATAACCCAGAGGATCTTCACAAGGACTTTAAGGGTGAAGTTATTGACCTCAATGATAGTTTCTTAATTGGTGAGGACTTTTCTTCTATTGCTAAGTCTTTAAGGTTTTCACCTTTGGTTCTTGAGCTGGAAGAAGATCCTGCAGCAGGAAAATCAAAAACTTCGAGAAGATTGTCATTTAGCAACAGCAGTCATCCTACATTTCCTACAGCTGCTGAGATAAACTCTAATTCTGATATCTGGACTACTCTTAAAGATCAAAAGCAAAGTTTGGGGAAAGGGATTGTTGAATTTGAAGATACAGAGTTTGGCAAGGGTGACCTGCCTATGAAACACCAAAAACAACTCTTAGAGGGTTCAATGCATAGATCTGCAAAAGATTTCTGTGGGCCATCATTCCAAGAGAAGGACACACATTATGGTGGAACACCACTCTCTAATGCTCTTAATTCAGTTCATCTGCAACAGGGATCACCCTGGACCATAGAATTTCTTAATAGAGTCAGGGAGAAAAGCAAATTGCGTCAGCAGTCCCTTCCTTGTGATAGATCTGGCCCTTGTTTTGAGTATTCTGATAACATATCAAAAGTTTCAAAGAGAAAAAGTCCATCTATTCTTGAATTTTACAAGTACCAAGGGGGCAGCAGCCGCAGCACATCCAAGAAAGTATCAGAACAAAAGGGGCAGAAGAGGCCTTTTCAACCATCTCGCTCATACAAGAAAGGAAATGCTTCAGCCTCCTCATGTCCAACATGGACTCCCATTGATAAGAGAGCCAGACAG ACTCTATCTTTTGCAACAAATGGAAGTGGAAGACAAACTAAGCTGGTCTGGGTTGATGGAAATGCTCAGTGTCTGAACAAGAGATTTTGA